A window of Polaromonas hydrogenivorans contains these coding sequences:
- a CDS encoding ABC transporter permease: MSDTASASISSADTASATSDSKTAFDWRGLVLPIAFVIVWYAVTALNLVNTKLIVPPAGVVAQGLKELANGSFYLGIGLSLWRDLSGFTLGALAGIAVGALIGVSHLADKVIGPTFHTARQISLFAWLPLLSALVGTGELSKIIFISFSAFYPVVLGTLEGVRGVSRAHAEVARVYGFTPAQVFFRLILPAASPQILAGLRLGLIYAWLATIGAEYLLVNDGQGIGNIVFKGRMAFNVELIIFGLLAIGLVGNVFNRIAAAGENRLLRWRAPAR, from the coding sequence ATGTCCGACACCGCATCCGCATCCATCTCATCAGCCGACACCGCATCGGCCACATCAGACAGTAAAACCGCCTTCGACTGGCGTGGGCTGGTGTTGCCCATCGCCTTCGTGATCGTCTGGTACGCCGTCACCGCGCTGAATCTGGTCAACACCAAACTGATCGTGCCGCCAGCCGGCGTCGTGGCCCAGGGCCTGAAAGAGCTGGCCAATGGCAGTTTTTACCTCGGCATCGGCCTGAGCCTGTGGCGCGACCTGTCCGGCTTCACGCTGGGCGCGCTCGCTGGCATCGCCGTGGGCGCGCTGATCGGCGTCTCGCACCTGGCCGACAAGGTCATTGGCCCGACGTTTCACACCGCGCGCCAGATCTCGCTGTTTGCCTGGCTGCCGCTGCTGTCGGCGCTGGTGGGCACGGGTGAGCTGTCCAAGATCATCTTCATCAGTTTTTCGGCTTTTTACCCGGTGGTGCTGGGCACGCTCGAAGGCGTGCGCGGCGTGAGCCGGGCGCATGCCGAAGTCGCCCGCGTCTATGGCTTCACCCCGGCGCAGGTGTTCTTCAGGCTGATCCTGCCGGCCGCCTCGCCGCAAATCCTGGCCGGGCTGCGCCTGGGCCTGATCTACGCCTGGCTGGCCACCATAGGCGCGGAGTACCTGCTGGTCAACGACGGACAGGGCATCGGCAACATCGTCTTCAAGGGCCGCATGGCCTTCAACGTGGAATTGATCATCTTTGGCCTGCTGGCCATCGGCCTGGTCGGCAACGTCTTTAACCGCATTGCGGCCGCAGGTGAAAACCGCCTGCTGCGCTGGCGCGCCCCGGCGCGCTGA
- a CDS encoding ABC transporter substrate-binding protein — translation MKRRSFNSALLAGLGAPALIGLSGQARAAGKPTTIRIGFPGAGTGGRPLPSSGFPANAVFRGEIEQEFAAEGIKIEWKYFVGAGPALNESYANGLLDFCFGHGDLPLIVGRSTGLKHKILLSSGRGGDVYVVTPASSPAKSVADLKGKTLSVQKGTAGQLTLYRVLAKYGFNDPEKEFRIISQIRDDRVASLATGDIAGAIESPFGLEARGVAKRVAEIFDDPAINAPGSVWVGEAFEQQYPDIVQRIVTRLVKVAHWSTQEANRETQYQLWTRSGTSTYIDNKNSWDRVKDLRRRINPLLDDYYLAAINKSIEETKKYKLTRRPVSLDGWIEPKYLNNALRELKLENYWPTQDAAGKFIAA, via the coding sequence ATGAAACGTCGTTCATTCAATTCGGCCCTGCTTGCAGGGCTGGGCGCCCCCGCCCTCATCGGCCTGAGCGGCCAGGCCCGCGCGGCCGGCAAACCCACCACCATCCGCATCGGTTTTCCCGGTGCCGGCACCGGCGGTCGTCCCCTGCCCAGCTCGGGCTTTCCCGCCAACGCCGTCTTTCGCGGCGAGATCGAACAGGAATTCGCCGCGGAGGGCATCAAGATCGAGTGGAAATACTTCGTCGGTGCCGGCCCGGCCCTCAATGAGTCCTATGCCAACGGCCTGCTGGACTTCTGCTTCGGCCACGGCGACCTGCCGCTGATCGTGGGCCGCTCGACCGGCCTGAAGCACAAGATCCTGCTGTCATCGGGCCGGGGCGGCGACGTGTACGTGGTGACACCGGCATCGTCCCCCGCCAAGTCGGTCGCTGACCTCAAGGGCAAGACGCTGTCGGTGCAAAAAGGCACGGCAGGCCAGCTGACGCTGTACCGCGTGCTGGCCAAGTACGGCTTCAACGATCCGGAAAAAGAGTTCCGCATCATCAGCCAGATCCGCGACGACCGCGTGGCCTCTCTGGCCACGGGCGACATTGCCGGCGCCATCGAATCCCCGTTCGGCCTGGAGGCGCGCGGCGTGGCCAAGCGCGTGGCCGAAATCTTCGACGACCCGGCCATCAACGCGCCCGGCTCGGTCTGGGTGGGCGAGGCCTTTGAGCAGCAGTACCCGGACATCGTGCAGCGCATCGTGACCCGCTTGGTGAAGGTGGCGCACTGGAGTACCCAGGAAGCCAACCGCGAGACGCAGTACCAGCTGTGGACACGCTCGGGCACCAGCACCTACATCGACAACAAAAACAGCTGGGACCGCGTCAAGGATCTGCGCAGGCGCATCAACCCACTGCTGGACGACTACTACCTGGCGGCAATCAACAAGTCCATCGAGGAAACCAAGAAGTACAAGCTGACCCGCAGGCCGGTCAGCCTGGACGGCTGGATCGAACCCAAGTACCTCAACAACGCCCTGCGCGAGCTGAAGCTGGAGAACTACTGGCCCACGCAGGACGCGGCGGGCAAGTTCATCGCGGCCTGA
- a CDS encoding c-type cytochrome, protein MKTLFYSLLVSACLLPSVMAATPAGKARAADAAPARSLPVKGDPVLGREKADAERCMECHGVDGHGAGHSNGPEGKFAKLAGQYPDYILKQIRDFRSGARKHDQMQIMARSVSDEDMRDIAAYFASQPAMNAQDGERHALGKSLYENGDPARGVVACSSCHGVKGKGLAVSPLTPVIGGQEWRYLDQQLRDWRSGERRNSDGGVMSQATKALTEAEIEALANYLSGI, encoded by the coding sequence GTGAAAACCCTGTTTTACAGCCTGCTGGTGTCGGCCTGCCTGCTGCCCTCTGTGATGGCGGCAACCCCTGCCGGCAAGGCGCGGGCGGCTGATGCGGCGCCGGCCAGGTCGCTGCCCGTCAAGGGCGATCCGGTGCTGGGCCGCGAGAAGGCCGACGCGGAGCGCTGCATGGAGTGTCATGGCGTGGACGGCCATGGCGCCGGCCATTCCAATGGGCCGGAAGGCAAGTTCGCCAAGCTCGCGGGTCAGTACCCGGATTACATCCTCAAGCAGATCCGGGACTTCCGTTCCGGCGCGCGCAAGCACGACCAGATGCAGATCATGGCCCGCAGCGTGTCCGACGAGGACATGCGCGACATCGCCGCCTATTTCGCCAGCCAGCCGGCCATGAATGCGCAGGACGGTGAGCGCCATGCGCTGGGGAAATCGCTGTACGAGAACGGCGATCCTGCGCGTGGCGTCGTGGCCTGCAGCAGCTGCCATGGTGTCAAAGGCAAGGGCCTGGCCGTCAGCCCGCTGACGCCGGTGATAGGCGGGCAGGAATGGCGCTACCTCGACCAGCAACTGCGCGACTGGCGTTCGGGCGAGCGGCGCAACAGCGATGGCGGCGTCATGAGCCAGGCCACCAAGGCGCTGACCGAGGCTGAAATCGAAGCCCTGGCGAATTACCTCTCGGGTATCTGA
- a CDS encoding ABC transporter ATP-binding protein, producing MPQAGTIEIKNLNKYYEVKGKPLKVLENISLSIRPGEFISIVGSSGCGKSTLLRLLIGLESGYAGQILLDGKPINGTSLDRGIVFQEHRLFPWLTAEQNISLGLLNAPGTQAAKNKSVQEHINLVGLKGFEKAYPYQLSGGMSQRVAIARALVNRPEVLLLDEPFGALDALTRSHLQQELQRIWQAEGITAILVTHDVEEAVFLGDRIVVMQPRPGRIKRIVDVPLGRTRDRGSYDFAAIKDDVLSEFSHEPHVEDPATALALAA from the coding sequence ATGCCCCAAGCCGGCACCATCGAGATCAAGAACCTCAACAAGTATTACGAAGTCAAGGGCAAGCCGCTCAAGGTTCTGGAAAACATTTCCCTGTCCATCCGGCCCGGCGAATTCATCAGCATCGTCGGCTCCAGCGGCTGCGGCAAATCCACGCTGCTGCGCCTGCTGATCGGGCTGGAGAGCGGCTACGCAGGCCAGATACTGCTGGACGGCAAACCCATCAACGGCACCAGCCTGGACCGGGGCATCGTGTTCCAGGAGCACCGGCTCTTTCCCTGGCTCACGGCCGAACAGAACATCAGCCTGGGCCTGCTCAACGCGCCCGGCACACAGGCGGCCAAGAACAAGAGCGTGCAGGAACACATCAATCTGGTTGGCCTGAAGGGCTTCGAGAAAGCCTACCCCTACCAGTTATCCGGCGGCATGTCGCAACGCGTGGCGATTGCCCGCGCGCTGGTCAATCGCCCGGAAGTATTGCTGCTCGACGAGCCTTTCGGCGCCCTGGATGCCCTGACCCGCTCGCACCTGCAGCAGGAGTTGCAGCGCATCTGGCAGGCTGAAGGCATCACCGCCATCCTGGTGACGCACGATGTCGAGGAGGCCGTCTTCCTGGGGGATCGCATCGTGGTGATGCAGCCCCGCCCAGGCCGCATCAAGCGCATCGTCGATGTGCCGCTGGGGCGCACGCGCGACCGTGGCAGCTACGACTTCGCCGCCATCAAGGACGACGTTCTGAGCGAGTTCAGCCACGAGCCGCACGTCGAAGACCCTGCCACGGCCCTGGCGCTCGCAGCCTGA
- a CDS encoding lectin: MTPSFKTSRFKASKTRTAAWVFAAVAAVPLFALAQSANPPPPAPVSAAEAAKLFSFFITSQGAGKGADLGGLAGADAHCQKLASAVGAGNKTWHAYLSTQAGGGQTAVNARDRIGQGPWYNTRGAVVAKDLAHLHGDTLETARLGNNLSWATAFSEKNEPVKRAGDKPNEHDILTGSQPDGRAYTDDADHTCKNYTSSAPDGSAQLGHFDRTGGGNTSWNSTHRSRGCGQDNLVSTGGAGLLYCFAVN, encoded by the coding sequence ATGACTCCTTCTTTCAAGACTTCCCGATTCAAGGCATCCAAAACGCGCACTGCCGCCTGGGTGTTCGCTGCCGTGGCAGCCGTCCCGCTGTTCGCACTGGCCCAATCGGCCAATCCTCCTCCTCCGGCCCCGGTGTCAGCCGCTGAAGCGGCCAAACTCTTCAGCTTCTTTATCACCAGCCAAGGCGCCGGCAAGGGCGCCGACCTCGGTGGTCTGGCGGGAGCCGACGCCCATTGCCAGAAGCTGGCCAGCGCCGTTGGCGCGGGCAACAAGACCTGGCATGCCTACCTGAGCACCCAGGCCGGCGGTGGTCAGACTGCGGTCAATGCGCGCGACCGGATTGGCCAGGGCCCTTGGTACAACACCCGTGGCGCGGTGGTGGCCAAGGATCTGGCCCATCTTCATGGCGACACCCTGGAGACGGCGCGCCTGGGCAACAACCTGAGCTGGGCCACGGCCTTTTCCGAAAAGAATGAGCCCGTCAAGCGCGCGGGCGACAAGCCCAACGAGCACGACATCCTGACCGGCTCGCAGCCCGACGGGCGCGCCTACACCGACGACGCGGACCACACCTGCAAAAACTACACCAGCAGCGCGCCGGATGGCTCCGCGCAATTGGGCCACTTCGACCGCACCGGCGGCGGCAACACTTCCTGGAATTCGACGCACCGCAGCCGGGGTTGTGGACAGGACAACCTGGTGAGCACCGGCGGCGCGGGCCTGCTTTACTGCTTTGCCGTGAATTGA
- a CDS encoding ABC transporter permease: MSASTADINVFPASFARAEPARWHRHALGAAKAGLKAVHTLLLGLILPALLFALWWIATERHWVAEQILPPPAFVWESLKDVLASGELLDHVKFSAARVAWSLLIGGSAGLILGFGMGLSRTFKAYVFPTFDVLAQLPVLGWIPLLIIFVGIEEALKVTAVSIAVVVPVALSTLSGIANIPQALLEVGRVYQFSALQIIHRIVLPAAAPSLFTGLRQGVMQAWISVIFVELLSSSEGLGFFMAYSRSLSQIDMVIVAMLAIGVVGIVIELGLRLIESRLQGWRRSAF, from the coding sequence ATGAGCGCATCCACCGCCGATATCAACGTCTTTCCTGCTTCCTTTGCGCGAGCCGAGCCGGCCCGCTGGCATCGGCATGCGCTGGGTGCCGCCAAGGCCGGCCTGAAGGCAGTGCACACGCTGCTGCTCGGCCTGATCCTGCCTGCCCTGCTGTTTGCGCTGTGGTGGATCGCCACCGAGCGCCACTGGGTGGCCGAGCAGATATTGCCGCCGCCGGCCTTTGTCTGGGAATCGCTGAAAGATGTGCTGGCATCGGGCGAGTTACTGGACCACGTCAAGTTCAGCGCCGCGCGCGTTGCCTGGAGCCTGCTGATCGGCGGCTCGGCGGGTTTGATTCTGGGCTTTGGCATGGGCCTGTCGCGCACTTTCAAGGCTTACGTTTTTCCCACCTTCGATGTGCTGGCCCAGTTGCCCGTTCTGGGCTGGATTCCGCTGCTGATCATCTTTGTCGGCATCGAGGAAGCCCTGAAAGTGACGGCCGTGTCCATCGCGGTGGTCGTTCCGGTGGCATTGAGCACGCTCAGCGGCATTGCCAACATTCCGCAGGCCCTGCTCGAAGTCGGGCGGGTTTACCAGTTCAGCGCTTTGCAGATCATCCACCGCATCGTGCTGCCCGCCGCCGCGCCCAGCCTGTTCACGGGTCTGCGCCAGGGCGTGATGCAGGCCTGGATTTCCGTCATCTTTGTCGAGCTGCTGTCGTCCAGCGAAGGGCTGGGCTTTTTCATGGCCTACAGCCGCTCGCTCAGCCAGATCGACATGGTGATCGTGGCCATGCTGGCCATCGGCGTGGTCGGCATCGTCATCGAGCTGGGCCTGCGCCTGATCGAGTCGCGCCTGCAAGGCTGGCGCCGTTCGGCTTTTTGA
- a CDS encoding DUF1549 and DUF1553 domain-containing protein, whose translation MLGVLAGPAVLAQTQAVVDAAKSAQGAAPKAWSAYQPVQAPQAPEVRQKAWVRTPIDAFVLSQLEAKGLKPSKEADRATFIRRATLDAWGLLPTPEEVKTFVADKSPTAYEKLADRLLASPHYGERQARRWLDLARYADSTGFQNDNTRPNNWRYRDYVIKAFNQDRPFSRFIQEQVAGDELWPESQDARIATGFLAGYPDNRNSRDLVQRKYQIETDMTDLVGETFLAATVGCARCHNHKSDKVSQKEYFQLQAFLANTAFNEQTPLAKGTETEWDKAYEQQQAAYQEATKDIRAKQKAILDTVREAGRKYYNERYLTDSREAIFKPEAQWTPLDRWVNWRKQAVATDNEIASYLEDSGTKPSVVYYNPENAEKWKTFKALREELKQFDKIKPAKGSSQFTAALELTKEVPPTHVRFGGIHERPLEAVQPAIPALWGGKGEAAITPTASSSGRRTALANWLSSDSNPLTARVYANRVWAQYFDKGIISTVQDFGRAGTKPTNPELLDYLATNFVKNGWSVKKLHREILLSSVYRQSSDERLDVVKTDPENKLLAFYPRKRLEAEVIRDSLLYASGLLSDKVGGPSVFPPVVKTGDVVGKAEDFQGNRVWAVSTDKEDWNRRSLYIFTRRSFSYPITQNFDPANPNQPHHKRDVTTTALQALTLFNSEVVFDWSQALAGRVINEAGGDETAQINRLYQILYSREPNQTERLALKSFLAEQKIVVQHKAANGKFEVAVPSGLKDTTKFDPVKSAAFVDLVHTVANSNEFAYRF comes from the coding sequence ATGCTCGGCGTTCTGGCTGGGCCTGCAGTGCTGGCGCAGACCCAGGCGGTCGTTGACGCGGCCAAGTCCGCGCAAGGAGCAGCGCCCAAGGCCTGGTCGGCCTATCAGCCGGTGCAGGCGCCGCAGGCGCCCGAGGTCAGGCAAAAGGCCTGGGTGCGCACGCCCATCGACGCTTTCGTGCTGTCCCAGCTCGAAGCCAAGGGCCTCAAGCCCTCGAAGGAGGCTGACCGGGCCACCTTCATCCGGCGCGCCACGCTGGACGCCTGGGGACTCTTGCCAACGCCCGAGGAGGTCAAAACCTTCGTGGCCGACAAGTCGCCCACGGCCTATGAAAAGCTGGCCGACCGCCTGCTGGCCTCGCCGCACTATGGCGAGCGGCAAGCGCGGCGCTGGCTCGATCTGGCGCGCTACGCCGACAGCACGGGTTTTCAGAACGACAACACCCGTCCGAACAACTGGCGCTACCGCGACTATGTGATCAAGGCCTTCAACCAGGACCGGCCATTCAGCCGCTTCATCCAGGAGCAGGTGGCCGGCGACGAACTCTGGCCAGAAAGCCAGGACGCCAGGATTGCCACCGGCTTCCTGGCCGGCTACCCCGACAACCGCAACTCGCGCGACCTGGTGCAGCGCAAGTACCAGATCGAGACCGACATGACCGACCTGGTGGGCGAGACCTTCCTGGCCGCCACCGTCGGTTGCGCGCGCTGCCACAACCACAAGTCCGACAAGGTCAGCCAGAAGGAGTACTTCCAGCTGCAGGCCTTCCTGGCCAACACCGCTTTCAACGAGCAGACGCCGCTGGCCAAGGGCACTGAAACCGAATGGGACAAGGCCTACGAGCAGCAGCAGGCGGCTTACCAGGAGGCTACCAAGGACATACGCGCCAAGCAAAAGGCCATTCTCGACACCGTGCGCGAGGCCGGACGCAAGTACTACAACGAGCGTTACCTGACCGACAGCCGCGAGGCGATCTTCAAGCCCGAGGCGCAGTGGACGCCGCTGGACCGCTGGGTCAACTGGCGCAAGCAGGCCGTGGCGACCGACAATGAAATCGCAAGCTATCTGGAAGACAGTGGCACGAAACCGAGCGTTGTTTACTACAACCCCGAAAACGCAGAGAAGTGGAAGACCTTCAAGGCCCTGCGCGAAGAACTCAAGCAGTTCGACAAGATCAAGCCGGCCAAGGGGTCGAGCCAGTTCACCGCCGCGCTGGAACTGACCAAAGAAGTGCCGCCCACCCATGTGCGCTTCGGCGGCATCCACGAGCGCCCGCTCGAAGCCGTGCAGCCGGCCATTCCCGCGCTGTGGGGCGGCAAGGGAGAAGCAGCCATCACGCCGACAGCAAGCTCATCGGGCAGGCGCACGGCGCTGGCCAACTGGCTGAGCAGCGACAGCAACCCGCTGACGGCGCGCGTTTATGCCAATCGGGTCTGGGCGCAGTATTTCGACAAGGGCATCATCTCCACGGTGCAGGACTTCGGCCGCGCTGGCACCAAGCCGACGAACCCCGAGCTGCTCGACTACCTGGCCACCAACTTCGTGAAAAACGGCTGGAGCGTCAAGAAGCTGCACCGCGAAATCCTGCTGTCCAGCGTCTATCGCCAGTCGTCCGACGAGCGCCTGGACGTGGTCAAGACCGATCCGGAAAACAAGCTGCTGGCCTTCTATCCGCGCAAGCGCCTGGAGGCCGAGGTGATCCGCGACTCGCTGCTGTACGCCTCGGGCCTGCTGAGCGACAAGGTCGGTGGCCCTTCCGTGTTCCCGCCGGTGGTCAAGACCGGCGACGTGGTGGGCAAGGCGGAGGATTTCCAGGGCAACCGCGTCTGGGCTGTTTCGACCGACAAGGAAGACTGGAACCGCCGCAGCCTGTACATCTTCACGCGCCGCAGCTTCAGCTACCCGATCACGCAGAACTTCGACCCGGCCAACCCGAACCAGCCGCACCACAAGCGCGATGTGACGACCACGGCGTTGCAGGCGTTGACGCTGTTCAACAGCGAGGTGGTGTTCGACTGGTCCCAGGCCCTGGCCGGACGCGTGATCAACGAGGCGGGCGGCGACGAGACGGCGCAGATCAACCGGCTCTACCAGATCCTGTACTCACGCGAGCCCAACCAGACCGAGCGCCTCGCGCTCAAGTCTTTCCTGGCCGAGCAAAAGATCGTGGTCCAGCACAAGGCGGCCAACGGCAAGTTCGAGGTTGCCGTGCCCTCCGGCCTGAAGGACACCACGAAATTCGACCCGGTGAAGTCTGCGGCGTTTGTCGATCTGGTTCACACCGTCGCCAATTCCAACGAGTTCGCCTACCGCTTCTGA
- a CDS encoding DUF1501 domain-containing protein, producing MSNDSRRDFIRKSGVYLGGAAAMSGVIPGLGSFSAAHAADLVDPLALKGPHFPGKIKSVIWLHQDGAPSTLDLYDYKPELIKLAGKEVPASFLKGIKTSTQGGVGKLYASKREWKQHGQSGAWFSDLLPNLAKQADNMTFIKSSVTVGATHDISILKLNTGDLNPGRPSLGAWITYALGSANKDLPPYVVLYNGDREPQAGSVNWSSGFLPAVYQGTAFRPGDSPILYLDRPELRTAQQQRKSLDLLKRLNSAGADRYPSDSELRARIQSYELADRMQAAAPVAVDISKESAATKEMYGLNDKTSQSYGEVLLRARRLVENGVRFIQVVSAVPQSLDSERRNWDAHDELEQNHGLLSKMVDKPIAGLLADLKSRGLLDSTLVVWASEFGRTSWGESGSGRDHNPWGYTQWMAGGGLKAGFTYGETDEIGLQTADKDKAMDTYDLHATILHLMGLDHMKTTFLNNGRSERPTVVYGKVVKDLLA from the coding sequence ATGAGCAACGATTCCCGCCGCGACTTTATTCGTAAATCCGGGGTGTACCTCGGTGGCGCCGCCGCCATGAGCGGTGTGATCCCAGGGCTGGGCAGCTTTTCTGCCGCCCATGCGGCCGATCTGGTCGATCCCCTGGCACTCAAGGGGCCGCATTTTCCGGGCAAGATTAAGTCGGTGATCTGGCTGCACCAGGACGGCGCGCCCAGCACGCTGGACCTGTATGACTACAAGCCCGAACTGATCAAGCTGGCCGGCAAGGAGGTTCCGGCCTCCTTCCTCAAGGGCATCAAGACCAGCACCCAAGGGGGGGTCGGCAAGCTCTACGCGTCCAAGCGCGAGTGGAAGCAGCATGGCCAAAGCGGCGCCTGGTTCTCGGACCTGCTGCCCAACCTGGCCAAGCAGGCCGACAACATGACCTTCATCAAGTCCAGCGTGACGGTGGGCGCAACGCACGACATCTCGATCCTCAAGCTCAACACCGGCGATTTGAACCCCGGCCGTCCGTCCCTGGGCGCGTGGATCACTTATGCGCTGGGTTCGGCGAACAAGGATCTGCCGCCCTATGTGGTGCTGTACAACGGTGACCGCGAGCCCCAGGCCGGCTCGGTGAACTGGAGTTCGGGCTTTTTGCCGGCGGTGTACCAGGGAACGGCTTTCCGTCCGGGCGACTCCCCGATCCTGTACCTGGACCGTCCCGAGCTGCGCACGGCCCAGCAGCAGCGCAAGTCGCTCGATCTGCTCAAGCGCCTGAACTCGGCGGGCGCCGATCGCTACCCGTCCGACAGCGAGCTGCGCGCCCGCATCCAGTCCTACGAGCTGGCCGACCGCATGCAGGCCGCCGCGCCCGTCGCTGTCGATATCAGCAAGGAAAGCGCCGCCACCAAGGAGATGTACGGCCTGAACGACAAGACCAGCCAAAGCTACGGCGAGGTGCTGCTGCGCGCGCGCCGGCTGGTTGAAAACGGCGTGCGCTTCATCCAGGTGGTCTCGGCCGTCCCGCAGAGCCTGGATTCGGAGCGCCGCAACTGGGACGCCCACGACGAGCTGGAGCAAAACCACGGGCTGCTCTCGAAGATGGTGGACAAGCCAATCGCCGGCCTGCTGGCCGACCTGAAGTCGCGCGGTCTGCTCGACAGCACGCTGGTGGTCTGGGCCTCGGAATTTGGCCGCACCTCCTGGGGCGAGAGTGGCAGCGGGCGCGACCACAACCCCTGGGGCTACACCCAGTGGATGGCCGGCGGCGGCCTCAAGGCTGGGTTCACCTACGGCGAGACCGACGAGATCGGCCTGCAGACGGCCGACAAGGACAAGGCGATGGACACCTACGACCTGCACGCCACCATCCTGCACCTGATGGGCCTGGACCACATGAAAACCACCTTCCTGAACAACGGCCGCTCCGAGCGTCCGACGGTGGTGTACGGCAAGGTGGTCAAGGACCTGCTGGCCTGA